One Mesorhizobium sp. L-2-11 genomic region harbors:
- a CDS encoding carbohydrate ABC transporter permease: protein MSAIAPERTGATTDRTGVTTQAIEGSQTIRLAPNYWPFVVPALVVVSAVIVFPWAFTLWMSVNRWTLGQSRSFAGMENYLRLASDPRFWESLVHTLTYTSLSVAAPMLLGTVAALIFDARFPLRGLLRGVFVMPMMATPVAVALVWTMMFHPQLGVLNYLLSLVGIPAQEWIFNANTVIPSLVAVETWQWTPLVMLIVLGGLASVPREPFESAEIDGANAWQQFRYLTLPMIAPFLMIALIIRTIDALKSFDIIYAMTQGGPGTASETINIYLYNTAFSYYDIGYGSAMAVVFFIVIVALSFILLMLRQRSQWNDAEGK, encoded by the coding sequence ATGTCCGCCATCGCCCCAGAACGCACCGGGGCGACGACAGATCGCACCGGGGTGACGACGCAAGCCATCGAAGGGAGCCAGACGATCCGGCTGGCTCCCAACTACTGGCCCTTCGTCGTTCCGGCGCTCGTCGTCGTTAGCGCCGTGATCGTCTTTCCCTGGGCTTTCACGCTCTGGATGAGCGTCAACCGCTGGACGCTCGGCCAGTCGCGGAGCTTTGCCGGGATGGAAAACTATCTCCGTCTGGCCAGCGACCCGCGATTCTGGGAATCGCTTGTTCATACGTTGACCTACACCTCGCTGTCGGTGGCAGCGCCGATGTTGTTGGGCACTGTCGCCGCCCTGATCTTCGACGCCAGGTTTCCGCTGCGCGGCCTGCTGCGCGGCGTCTTCGTCATGCCGATGATGGCAACGCCCGTTGCCGTGGCGCTGGTCTGGACGATGATGTTCCATCCCCAGCTCGGCGTGCTCAACTACCTTCTATCGCTGGTCGGCATCCCGGCGCAGGAATGGATATTCAACGCCAACACGGTCATCCCTTCGCTGGTTGCGGTCGAAACCTGGCAGTGGACGCCACTGGTGATGCTGATCGTGCTGGGCGGGCTGGCCTCGGTGCCGCGCGAGCCGTTCGAGAGCGCCGAGATCGACGGCGCCAACGCCTGGCAGCAATTCCGCTACCTCACTTTGCCGATGATCGCGCCGTTCCTGATGATTGCGCTGATCATCCGCACCATCGATGCGCTGAAGAGCTTCGACATCATCTATGCGATGACCCAGGGCGGGCCGGGCACGGCGTCCGAAACCATCAACATCTATCTCTACAACACCGCCTTCTCCTATTACGACATCGGCTATGGCTCGGCCATGGCCGTGGTGTTCTTCATCGTCATCGTGGCGCTGTCCTTCATTCTCCTGATGCTGCGCCAGCGCTCGCAGTGGAACGACGCGGAGGGCAAATAG
- a CDS encoding carbohydrate ABC transporter permease, protein MSSRLLNQIGLFFAALVIVSPAILFFLWMISLSLKFEIDNGAYPPILIPERFAWSNYVKVFEENNFLLYLWNSVLVTGTATLLALLIGVPAGYGIARLKAEKSAVVIMIARMTPGLSYLIPLFLLFQWIGILGTLWPQIIIHLVVTVPIVVWVMIGYFETTPMELEEAANIDGASSWQVFRLVALPIAKPGIVVAFILSVIFSWNNFVFGVVLASRETRTLPVAVYNMLSYEQVSWGPLAAAALVVTLPVLVLTMFAQKQIVAGLTAGAVKGG, encoded by the coding sequence ATGAGCTCACGGTTGCTCAACCAGATCGGCCTGTTTTTCGCGGCTCTGGTCATCGTCTCGCCGGCGATTCTGTTCTTTCTCTGGATGATCTCGCTGTCGCTGAAGTTCGAAATCGACAACGGCGCCTATCCGCCGATCCTGATCCCCGAACGCTTTGCCTGGTCGAACTATGTAAAAGTGTTCGAGGAGAACAATTTCCTGCTCTATCTCTGGAATTCGGTTCTGGTGACCGGCACGGCGACACTGCTGGCGCTGCTGATCGGCGTACCGGCCGGCTATGGCATAGCGCGGCTCAAGGCCGAAAAATCGGCGGTCGTCATCATGATCGCCCGTATGACGCCGGGGCTATCGTATCTCATCCCGCTGTTTCTGCTGTTCCAATGGATCGGCATCCTCGGCACGCTCTGGCCGCAGATCATCATCCACCTGGTGGTGACGGTGCCGATCGTGGTCTGGGTGATGATCGGCTATTTCGAGACCACGCCGATGGAACTGGAAGAGGCGGCCAATATCGACGGCGCCAGCTCCTGGCAGGTGTTCCGGCTGGTTGCCCTGCCCATCGCCAAGCCGGGCATCGTTGTCGCCTTCATCCTGTCGGTCATCTTTTCGTGGAACAATTTCGTCTTCGGCGTGGTGCTCGCCAGCCGCGAGACGCGCACGCTGCCGGTCGCCGTCTACAACATGCTCTCCTATGAGCAGGTGAGCTGGGGCCCGCTCGCCGCCGCCGCACTGGTGGTGACGCTGCCGGTGCTGGTTCTGACCATGTTCGCGCAAAAGCAGATCGTCGCCGGGCTGACCGCCGGCGCGGTCAAGGGCGGCTGA
- a CDS encoding helix-turn-helix transcriptional regulator, whose product MASKSRAARLAIQDSVCLDWYLAKGLAVGTAFDFDAIGAAFVEAALDPSRWDSAMEVAEKATGSAGALLFDIKGHLPLVPCSRTMAPSLETYVRDGWINRDERYRLVNFLDRKGVASEFDLLTSDDIAKHPYYQEFLAPFGLRWCALVKIAAGDDFWSLSLQRSIQQGPFTPDEMRQLAELAKQLGAVAAVARAIGFGRADAALDAFSATETPAVMLDRSGNVLRSNAPAERLLGRGLQITRRRLVSFDRTATDALDRSLKALLCSPDTAATMPPVPLPRLQGRPLLAYPLRLPKVCYNALAPCQAIIILIDPDARPRPPEAVLQSCFRLTASEARLARTICSGHGVEAAADELSISYETARNQLKSVFAKTQTHRQPELVALLTRLSNGR is encoded by the coding sequence GTGGCATCAAAATCGAGGGCGGCCCGACTCGCTATTCAAGATTCAGTATGTTTAGATTGGTACCTTGCTAAGGGGTTAGCGGTGGGCACTGCTTTCGATTTTGACGCGATCGGTGCTGCCTTTGTCGAGGCAGCCCTCGATCCATCACGCTGGGATTCCGCGATGGAGGTGGCAGAAAAGGCCACCGGGAGCGCCGGAGCGCTGCTCTTCGACATAAAAGGGCACCTGCCACTCGTGCCTTGCAGCCGCACCATGGCCCCTTCTCTAGAGACCTACGTCCGCGACGGCTGGATAAACCGCGACGAGCGGTATCGCCTCGTCAATTTCCTCGATCGGAAAGGCGTCGCCTCGGAGTTCGACCTCCTGACGTCAGACGATATCGCCAAGCATCCATACTACCAGGAATTCCTCGCGCCTTTCGGCCTGCGATGGTGCGCGCTCGTCAAGATCGCTGCAGGAGACGACTTCTGGTCCCTGTCGCTGCAGCGGTCGATCCAACAGGGTCCGTTCACGCCAGACGAAATGAGACAACTGGCGGAACTTGCGAAACAGCTGGGCGCTGTGGCCGCAGTTGCGCGGGCAATCGGTTTCGGGAGGGCCGACGCGGCACTGGATGCGTTTAGCGCCACCGAAACGCCCGCCGTCATGTTGGACAGGAGTGGCAATGTACTCCGGTCCAATGCTCCGGCGGAAAGGCTTCTGGGGCGAGGCCTGCAGATTACGCGCCGGCGTTTGGTTTCCTTTGACCGAACCGCGACCGATGCTCTCGACCGGTCGCTGAAAGCGCTGCTGTGTTCGCCGGACACGGCCGCAACGATGCCGCCCGTGCCGCTGCCCAGACTGCAAGGGCGGCCGCTCCTCGCCTATCCGTTGCGACTTCCGAAAGTCTGCTACAACGCGCTGGCGCCATGCCAGGCAATCATCATCCTCATTGATCCTGACGCGAGACCTCGTCCTCCTGAAGCGGTGCTGCAGTCCTGTTTCAGGCTGACAGCGTCCGAAGCCAGGCTGGCGAGAACGATTTGCTCGGGACACGGCGTTGAAGCGGCGGCCGACGAACTCAGTATTTCCTATGAGACTGCGCGCAACCAGCTGAAATCCGTCTTCGCAAAGACGCAGACGCATCGGCAGCCGGAGCTGGTCGCGCTTCTCACAAGGCTCTCGAACGGCCGATAG
- a CDS encoding calcium-binding protein, with the protein MIETRTEYLYPDLKLEFEFDPTAFSGGVWSGTSLAGELTVYFGAPQTIYLTKGDGQRTAVFSGYDITYEFSAATGTLAIYSFPPQRVEHTHSFIEDPKSWYTFDGIPIVGSSTFYGSTLAELFLFDVVDNELTQVANNVVTFRFADGRLLYETETYEPAVTTISKIVLESGQVEYAKTVDGGTSETRNHELMLEQIFFSPFADVVEFNSLTEGQLDAIEHLTAENINDALDGNDIVVLPDLLHQQLTPNLAWNSETAFNGGTGDDLVFGRDGNDRIQGGAGNDTLDGGGGDDILDGGGDNDTVQFFDTPYAIAIDLDAGTADFSRGHQTLSNIENAIGGLGNDIIAGDDQDNMLSGFDGDDIIIGSPGNDTLFGGEGTDTFDYMLRGFGNHANSTAQTLDGGPNPNAGDDASKADLIKLPGSADDYKFGVSFGPDWSATATTITTDPNNSSGFPGISLVTMEIERARFERPVDNAVTLSRGNLVFEMASLANEAYAGASAAESRGWHAVSALELGMMPSNYAGLPYRFESGHLRCAHNIGRTCGCARPDRNCRWRTHAAGGFPRY; encoded by the coding sequence ATGATCGAGACACGCACAGAGTATTTGTACCCCGATCTTAAGCTTGAATTTGAGTTCGATCCAACCGCATTTTCAGGCGGAGTGTGGTCTGGAACCTCTCTCGCGGGCGAGCTGACTGTGTACTTTGGTGCACCCCAAACCATATATCTCACTAAGGGGGACGGGCAGAGAACAGCTGTGTTCAGCGGGTATGATATAACCTACGAGTTTTCGGCCGCAACAGGCACTTTAGCGATATATTCATTTCCACCTCAACGGGTGGAGCACACTCACAGTTTCATTGAAGACCCAAAGTCTTGGTATACATTCGACGGAATTCCAATCGTGGGAAGCAGTACTTTTTACGGTTCAACCCTAGCCGAACTTTTTCTTTTCGACGTTGTCGACAACGAACTTACCCAGGTCGCGAACAACGTGGTGACGTTCCGCTTCGCAGATGGTCGGCTTCTATATGAAACCGAAACTTACGAGCCCGCCGTAACGACAATTAGCAAAATAGTGCTGGAAAGCGGTCAAGTTGAATACGCTAAGACAGTAGACGGTGGTACATCAGAAACACGGAATCATGAATTAATGCTTGAGCAAATCTTCTTTAGTCCATTCGCAGATGTGGTCGAGTTTAATAGCCTAACCGAAGGTCAACTTGACGCCATAGAACACCTTACGGCTGAAAACATTAATGATGCGCTCGACGGAAATGACATCGTCGTTCTCCCTGACCTCCTCCATCAACAACTTACCCCAAATCTTGCTTGGAATTCGGAGACAGCATTCAACGGCGGCACCGGGGATGATCTTGTATTCGGTCGAGATGGGAATGATCGCATCCAGGGCGGCGCGGGCAACGATACGCTCGATGGGGGAGGAGGTGACGATATCCTGGACGGCGGAGGGGACAACGACACAGTTCAATTTTTCGACACGCCCTACGCAATCGCGATCGATCTCGATGCTGGTACGGCGGACTTCTCCAGAGGGCACCAGACTCTCTCGAATATTGAAAACGCAATCGGGGGTTTGGGCAACGACATTATTGCCGGCGATGACCAGGACAATATGCTCAGCGGGTTCGATGGGGACGATATCATCATAGGCTCTCCTGGGAACGACACCCTATTCGGCGGCGAGGGCACCGATACCTTCGACTACATGCTTCGGGGTTTCGGAAATCATGCCAATAGCACGGCGCAAACACTCGATGGCGGCCCCAATCCGAACGCCGGTGACGACGCGAGCAAGGCTGATCTCATCAAGCTGCCTGGCTCTGCCGATGATTATAAGTTTGGCGTCAGCTTCGGACCCGATTGGTCTGCAACGGCCACCACCATCACAACAGACCCAAATAACAGCAGCGGATTCCCTGGCATCTCGCTCGTGACGATGGAGATCGAGCGCGCCCGGTTCGAGCGGCCCGTTGATAACGCAGTGACCCTGTCACGAGGGAACCTCGTGTTCGAGATGGCGAGTCTTGCAAACGAGGCTTACGCGGGAGCCTCTGCTGCCGAAAGCCGAGGCTGGCACGCCGTCTCAGCTCTCGAACTCGGGATGATGCCCTCGAACTACGCTGGCCTTCCTTACCGATTCGAGAGCGGGCATCTTCGATGCGCACACAACATCGGACGTACATGCGGTTGCGCTCGTCCTGACCGGAATTGTAGGTGGCGTACGCACGCTGCAGGTGGCTTTCCGAGGTACTGA